In Nicotiana tabacum cultivar K326 chromosome 11, ASM71507v2, whole genome shotgun sequence, a single window of DNA contains:
- the LOC107767307 gene encoding superoxide dismutase [Fe], chloroplastic isoform X1 — protein MMMAATTASANSLSSAFLPRLGFHGSSHQSLQLRTQKFARKAGSGTITAKFELQPPPYPMDALEPHMSSRTFEFHWGKHHRAYVDNLNKQIDGTELDGKTLEDIILVTYNKGAPLPAFNNAAQAWNHQFFWESMKPNGGGEPSGELLELINRDFGSYDAFVKEFKAAAATQFGSGWAWLAYKPEEKKLALVKTPNAENPLVLGYTVSIASLPSFACRTGGLTTYPSLWRSSRRGKQSVLGLKQQQLELLSEKT, from the exons ATGATGATGGCCGCTACCACTGCTTCTGCTAATTCACTGAGCTCTGCTTTTCTTCCCCGCCTAG GATTTCATGGGTCATCTCATCAGAGCCTACAATTGAGAACTCAAAAG TTTGCAAGAAAAGCTGGTTCTGGCACAATAACAGCTAAATTTGAACTCCAGCCTCCTCCTTATCCCATG GATGCTTTGGAGCCTCATATGAGTAGTAGAACATTTGAATTCCACTGGGGGAAGCATCACAGGGCTTATGTCGACAACTTAAACAAGCAAATAGACGGAACAGAACTAGATGGAAAGACACTAGAAGACATAATACTTGTTACATATAACAAAGGTGCTCCCCTCCCAGCATTCAACAATGCTGCTCAG GCCTGGAATCATCAGTTTTTCTGGGAATCAATGAAGCCCAACGGAGGAGGAGAGCCATCTGGTGAATTATTAGAACTAATCAACAGAGACTTTGGTTCCTATGATgcatttgttaaagaatttaagGCAGCTGCGGCAACACAATTTGGCTCTGGTTGGGCCTGGCTCGCGT ACAAACCTGAGGAGAAAAAGCTTGCCTTGGTGAAAACTCCTAATGCTGAAAATCCTCTTGTTTTGGGTTACACAGTGAGTATAGCAT CACTACCATCTTTTGCTTGTAGAACCGGCGGCCTGACTACATATCCATCTTTATGGAGAAGCTCGCGTCGTGGGAAGCAGTCAGTTCTAGGCTTAAAGCAGCAACAGCTTGAGCTGCTTAGCGAGAAGACATGA
- the LOC107767307 gene encoding superoxide dismutase [Fe], chloroplastic isoform X3, which yields MMMAATTASANSLSSAFLPRLGFHGSSHQSLQLRTQKFARKAGSGTITAKFELQPPPYPMDALEPHMSSRTFEFHWGKHHRAYVDNLNKQIDGTELDGKTLEDIILVTYNKGAPLPAFNNAAQAWNHQFFWESMKPNGGGEPSGELLELINRDFGSYDAFVKEFKAAAATQFGSGWAWLAYKPEEKKLALVKTPNAENPLVLGYTVSIACASLTTIFCL from the exons ATGATGATGGCCGCTACCACTGCTTCTGCTAATTCACTGAGCTCTGCTTTTCTTCCCCGCCTAG GATTTCATGGGTCATCTCATCAGAGCCTACAATTGAGAACTCAAAAG TTTGCAAGAAAAGCTGGTTCTGGCACAATAACAGCTAAATTTGAACTCCAGCCTCCTCCTTATCCCATG GATGCTTTGGAGCCTCATATGAGTAGTAGAACATTTGAATTCCACTGGGGGAAGCATCACAGGGCTTATGTCGACAACTTAAACAAGCAAATAGACGGAACAGAACTAGATGGAAAGACACTAGAAGACATAATACTTGTTACATATAACAAAGGTGCTCCCCTCCCAGCATTCAACAATGCTGCTCAG GCCTGGAATCATCAGTTTTTCTGGGAATCAATGAAGCCCAACGGAGGAGGAGAGCCATCTGGTGAATTATTAGAACTAATCAACAGAGACTTTGGTTCCTATGATgcatttgttaaagaatttaagGCAGCTGCGGCAACACAATTTGGCTCTGGTTGGGCCTGGCTCGCGT ACAAACCTGAGGAGAAAAAGCTTGCCTTGGTGAAAACTCCTAATGCTGAAAATCCTCTTGTTTTGGGTTACACAGTGAGTATAGCATGTGCTTCTCT CACTACCATCTTTTGCTTGTAG
- the LOC107767307 gene encoding superoxide dismutase [Fe], chloroplastic isoform X2: MMMAATTASANSLSSAFLPRLGFHGSSHQSLQLRTQKFARKAGSGTITAKFELQPPPYPMDALEPHMSSRTFEFHWGKHHRAYVDNLNKQIDGTELDGKTLEDIILVTYNKGAPLPAFNNAAQAWNHQFFWESMKPNGGGEPSGELLELINRDFGSYDAFVKEFKAAAATQFGSGWAWLAYKPEEKKLALVKTPNAENPLVLGYTPLLTIDVWEHAYYLDFQNRRPDYISIFMEKLASWEAVSSRLKAATA, translated from the exons ATGATGATGGCCGCTACCACTGCTTCTGCTAATTCACTGAGCTCTGCTTTTCTTCCCCGCCTAG GATTTCATGGGTCATCTCATCAGAGCCTACAATTGAGAACTCAAAAG TTTGCAAGAAAAGCTGGTTCTGGCACAATAACAGCTAAATTTGAACTCCAGCCTCCTCCTTATCCCATG GATGCTTTGGAGCCTCATATGAGTAGTAGAACATTTGAATTCCACTGGGGGAAGCATCACAGGGCTTATGTCGACAACTTAAACAAGCAAATAGACGGAACAGAACTAGATGGAAAGACACTAGAAGACATAATACTTGTTACATATAACAAAGGTGCTCCCCTCCCAGCATTCAACAATGCTGCTCAG GCCTGGAATCATCAGTTTTTCTGGGAATCAATGAAGCCCAACGGAGGAGGAGAGCCATCTGGTGAATTATTAGAACTAATCAACAGAGACTTTGGTTCCTATGATgcatttgttaaagaatttaagGCAGCTGCGGCAACACAATTTGGCTCTGGTTGGGCCTGGCTCGCGT ACAAACCTGAGGAGAAAAAGCTTGCCTTGGTGAAAACTCCTAATGCTGAAAATCCTCTTGTTTTGGGTTACACA CCGCTCCTCACCATAGACGTTTGGGAG CATGCCTACTATCTGGACTTTCAG AACCGGCGGCCTGACTACATATCCATCTTTATGGAGAAGCTCGCGTCGTGGGAAGCAGTCAGTTCTAGGCTTAAAGCAGCAACAGCTTGA